From the Vulpes vulpes isolate BD-2025 chromosome 15, VulVul3, whole genome shotgun sequence genome, the window CAGCACACTTTTTCTGGGAAATGTGGAGTTCTTCCGAGGTAAGCCCTGGACAGCTAGACAGAAAGAGATGGGGCCTAGACTCCTGGCTAGGGTGGGTTCCCCTTTGTATGTGTCTCTACGGCTAATCATCTGTTTGCTGTGCCTTCCACAAGGGGGCAGCACCACACCAGGGTACTTCCTGGGAGGGCTTCTGTATCTCTAAGGTGTGAGGTGGGATACAGGAGAGACTGCTACTGTAGGGATCTCCCTTCCCAAGGCAGGTGAATCCCTGCTCACATGATGTGATGGCTTCTGGGAGATGAGAGAGGGTGGTTTTCCCAGTGCTGCCACCCGCCTCTTGGGGTGTATCCGCTTGGAGTAGCTGCCACTTTTTGTACGATCCCAGAGTTCTTGTCTGCTATCTAGCTTCTAAAGCAGCACGGCAATCTGGGGAGGCCTGAGCCATAGAAACCTGGGCTTGTACTATGTTTGGGGGATGGCtgtatttgttttgcttcctGTAGTTGGGTAATTGGTTATAGAAACCCTAATTTATCTCACACTTACTACATTTAATCTCTTTAGAACAATCACATAGGGTGGGTGGtagtctttctgttttatttatgggGCTTAGGTTAGGTGACTTGTTCAGTTAGGAGGGTGACTTTCCTGCAGCAGAGTGGGGCTGCTGGTGGAGGAAGCCAGCCACTGGAGAAGAGGATACCCCCAGAGCACCACTCATTCCATCCTGTTTCTGCCTCCCACCCTGTCCTTGCCCTGGGTAGTGGTGTCTGAATACAGGGCATGTCTGCAGCGGCGGATGCACCCCAAGCAGAAAGATAGTGTCTTTGAGAGCCCACCactgccagaggctgggggaaaGTGTGCCCTGCCAGACTGCACGCCTGCACCCACGCCCACAGAGGTGAGCACCCCCTATTAGGGCTGAGCCTGCTGCAGGCAGGTCATGGAGCCTTCTTGTTCCCAGTTTGTTCATACCACTCTTTATAGTTCCTGCTGCTTCCCTAGCCTCATCTTCTCTGGAATGttgaataataaacatttattgatattAACCCTATGAGGTGTAGATTGCTTCTGAGAATGAGAGGGTTCTCTTCTGCAGAGGAGAACGCTGAGGCACGAAGTGCTTGTCCCAGTGTGATAGGGCCAGGACTCAGACCAGGCCCTGTAGTTCTAGAACCTGTGCTCTGCAGCCACTGTTGGACCATGTCTTGGGCCCATGTCCGTATCCCTGTTAGGTCAGAGAGTGCCCTCCTTCCCGTGACTTCTTTCTTGCATGTGTGCTGTCTCCTCTGGGGCAGGAATGAGTGTTCAAGGGAATGAGTGTTCAAGGGAATGCTGGCTCTCGGGAGCTGGTAGCCTTGACCTCAGGGAGCAGGGCTACCATCCCTCTCCTGTAATAGTCTCTCTTCCCAGGACCTCACACCCGGCAGTGTGGAGGAGGCTGAGGAGGCTGAGCCCGATGAGGAGTTTAAAGATGCTATTGAGGTGGGTAGCCCTTCCCCACCACCTTCTACTGATCATGCTGGAAAGTCAGGTGGTCCAGGAGCTGGGTGGCTTCTCACATCCTGAGTCTAGGTTTTTTAGTTCTCTTGTATCCAAATGAGAAACCGGAACTTGTGAGCTAGAGCTCACTGGGTGAAAGGATGCCTCTGAACTTCCACCCGTTCTGTGACTGACCTAGTGATCTGCCCAGGACAGGGATGGCTCTAGAAACCTCTGGGAAGTACCTGTGGTGGGAGGTGGATCATTCATCACCTAGGCTGGAGACTCTGGGCTTGGGGCCTTGGGTGTGGGGAAGGCAGCTTTAGGGGAGGTTCCTGCCCTGGGTCTCTGACTGCTGTTATGCAGAGTGAGGTCCCCCTCTTTTGGGGACAGAGAGGAGAAGCTAGAGAAAGTGGTTGTAGGCCAAGTACTAGATCAAAGagtctttctgtttttaagacaGTGTAGTTCACAGGAGCATTTATTTGTCATGTAAGACTTAAAAGCATTTACAAATGGAGAGATTTCAATAAAAAGtctaattttcagtttttctgaaaGATCAGAAGCCCTGGTAGCCCTGAGTCTGTAGTGGTCAGTGTAGCTGGGGAATGACTGTCCACTTTACAAAAGTCACCGAGTCCCCACCACTGCCGCCACCCCCGTCTTGTACCCAATCACTGAGTCCTGGTGTGGTTGCTGTGGTCACAACTGTGCTTCCACATAGCAGGAAGTCATTCCTCTTGTCTCTATAACGTGAGACATTGAGGTGTAAGAAAAGGGGTCTTGTGCATTGCCCCTGGGCCTGTGATTTACCCTAGCCCATGTCACTCTTACCCTGGCCTCATCATGTGGGCATTTGAATTTTCGCCTGCTTAAAGATTTCTCCAAGACTTGAATATACGATTGTAGACTGTGCATCTTGGTGCTGGTAGGGAATATATGCAGCCAGGGCTTTCAGGCTCTTTTGTTCATAACCCATAGTAATGAGGCCATTTTATGTCTTGGCCTAGTTCATgcttatgtttaaaatatgtaagatGTAAATAAGGCAAAAGCTTTCTGAAAATACATTATAAGGgatattttctgttctattgaaaTAATAAGCTACGTAATTATTTCACCCAGTTTGAGAAACAGTAGTATACAGCTTCTCTCAAGCTTATTTGATGCTGGACTCCTTTTCTGGGGGGCTCTGTTAACATCAACCTTTGTGGCGTGCTTAGAACTCAGAGTGGTGCTTCTGTGTTTCCTTTTGCCTGGGCTCCCCGTCCCAGCAGCGTCCTctttcttgctatctctctctctgttttctctccttctcccccgcGACTTGGGAGGCAGGAGACCCACTTGGTGGTGCTGGTAAGTAGGAGCCTTGGTgagctgggcaggggctgggcagggggagggcgacggcaactgagccagccatcaCCGTGCCTTGTGGGGTCTACTGTGCTGGGTGCCCCTGCACGTGGGTCCCACAGCGCTGCCATGAGGTGGGCAGGACTGGAAGGAGATGTTCCCACAGGAGGATGACGAAGGTGCCCCGTGCCCTGCAGAGGATGAGCTGGTTCTGCAGGACAATGGGTTCCTGAGCAAGAATGAGGTTCTGCGCAGCAAGGTGTCCCGGCTCACGGAGCGGCTCCGCAAACGCTACCCTACCAACAACTTTGGTACGGCTGGGGCTGAGGAACAGAGCGGCGTGGGCACTATGGGGCCAGGGTTTTGGAATTGTGGGCCCTGGGGAAGGTAGCAAACACACGGTGGGACTGCCAAGGGAGTGAGTGTGGGTTCCTTCTTGTCCCCCTGTCCTCCTTGAACATTAGCTTGTGGGAAGTTGAGGCATTCTGTTCCAGAAATGCCACTCTGAGATGTAGAGAGGTGTAATCCTGAGACAGAGCCTCAGAAGACAGTGTAGAATAATGGCTGAGAACAGAATGTAGTCTCACTGCCCGATGTAAATCTCAGCCCTACTGGGTGTCCTTGAGCAAatgatttaacctctctgtgcctcagtttccctttctatAAAAGAGTAGTAATAATAGTTCTTACCTCACAGGGTTCTTAGAGGTCTCTAATGAAGTGATGCTTATTAAGTGGTAGCACAGTGCTGGCTAGATCACAGTAAGTGCTTATTAAGGGGTGTTGTTAATACAAGGGGTCCTGGTCCATCCTGCAGGTGCGTAGGAGCTTTTTTTCCTACCCAGGTTGAAAcaagttgaaggaaaaaaaatatcttcctctGGGCATGATAGAACCCTGAGGTCCCTTCTCCTAAGCCAAGTTCATAGACCAGCCAGTCCTTATTTTATTTGGGGGTTTGGGGAAGGTCAAGGAAGGCAGCTTTAGAGAAGGGTGCACTTGACTGTTGGCATGGTGGGAAACCTGACTCAACCCAGGAGAGCAGTTGCTGAGCCAGATAGAGTTCTCGCTGAAGAAAGCAGGTGATTTGGGGGCCACGCTGATCTTGAGGAAGAACCTTGGTTGTGCTTGCTATCAGCTGATAGGAGGATGGCATTGTCTAAACTGTGTATTATGGTGGGAGTGAGTTCTAGGGTCTGCACCTGGGAGAAGCCCCTAGGGTTCATTTGAGGAATTTGACCCAGAGCATTCAGGGCGCTGCCTTGCTGCCCCTGTAGCACCCAGGGCAGTTGTTGGATTAGAAGTCCTGGACATACTGTTGCTTTCTGGTCTGAGTGCCTCCCTTCTCTGGGGCACTGTGTTCAGTGCACTTGCACATACACGGTATCATGTAGTCCTGATGGTAGATGCAATAGGGACAGGCAATTCTTAGATGCTTAGAAGCAGCTGGGTTCCAGAAGTCCCAAGTACCACTCCACAAGAATTAGTACTCTTGCTTTATCTAGCCTGTGATTCATTTGTATGTATGAAGTTTAAGTAAAGGCCTTAGATGTTCTCATTTGCAGGTGAACAACCTTAGGTGAGAAAAGTGATTTGCCCCATGTCTTCAGCCAGTAAATGGCCGAGCTGTGACTCAAATTCACACCATCTGATCTGGCTCCTGTGTTCTTGTGTTTTTTCTAACTCATCTTGCTCC encodes:
- the ZFYVE27 gene encoding protrudin isoform X3 — encoded protein: MVCMLYLLPLCWVLALLNSTLFLGNVEFFRVVSEYRACLQRRMHPKQKDSVFESPPLPEAGGKCALPDCTPAPTPTEDLTPGSVEEAEEAEPDEEFKDAIEEDDEGAPCPAEDELVLQDNGFLSKNEVLRSKVSRLTERLRKRYPTNNFGNCTGCSATFSVLKKRRSCSNCGNSFCSRCCSFKVPKSSMGATAPEAQRETVFVCASCNQTLSK